In Candidatus Acidulodesulfobacterium acidiphilum, the following are encoded in one genomic region:
- a CDS encoding glutamyl-tRNA reductase codes for MDILIIGLNHKTSNINERETVSKKLLTAELRREFIEKLLELKDEAGRQLIKETAVLTTCNRSEFIMNLSYWTQGKGGHAIKNYIAKYFFDDLEKEKILYMHLNEDAVRHLFTVASSLDSMIIGEPQILGQLKGAYNEACKFNTSGQFLNKLFHKAFNCAKTVRTETKIAASPVSVSYAAVELSRKIFNGLEDKKVLLLGAGEMGKLTVKHFIKYGVKNINIANRTAEKALRFVEESFEDKEKRYLNVIDFSEYYKNLPNSDIVLCSTGSEDYILKYEDILPVIKMRKQKPLFLIDISMPRNIDPEINKIPNVYLFDIDDIGKMIENNMEIRKHEADAAIDLINAAVGEFMNWKESLNAVPVIISLRNKIKNLLESELSRYITDEKEKDIVVNSLTNKLLHEPTMLIKKSCLNPDGINSIKTVKALFNLDAEDYQDISKDASKKHAAESDTSYNETKIKLVK; via the coding sequence ATGGATATTTTAATTATTGGGTTAAATCATAAGACCTCAAATATAAACGAAAGGGAGACGGTTTCAAAAAAACTTCTCACGGCGGAACTGAGGCGGGAGTTTATCGAAAAACTGCTTGAACTCAAAGATGAAGCAGGCAGACAGCTTATAAAAGAAACAGCCGTTCTTACGACATGCAACAGGTCCGAATTTATAATGAATCTTTCTTACTGGACTCAGGGAAAAGGCGGACATGCGATTAAAAATTACATCGCAAAATATTTTTTCGACGATTTGGAAAAGGAAAAAATTTTATATATGCATCTCAACGAAGATGCCGTAAGACATCTTTTTACGGTAGCGTCAAGTTTAGATTCCATGATAATAGGCGAGCCGCAGATACTCGGTCAGTTAAAAGGAGCTTATAATGAGGCTTGCAAGTTTAATACCAGCGGCCAGTTTTTAAATAAACTGTTCCATAAAGCTTTTAACTGCGCAAAAACGGTCAGAACGGAAACTAAAATAGCGGCTTCTCCAGTGTCGGTCAGCTATGCCGCCGTAGAACTGTCCCGCAAAATTTTTAACGGTTTGGAAGATAAAAAAGTGCTTCTTCTCGGTGCAGGCGAAATGGGCAAACTTACAGTAAAACATTTTATAAAATACGGCGTAAAAAATATCAATATAGCAAACAGAACCGCCGAGAAAGCGCTCAGGTTCGTCGAAGAATCTTTTGAAGATAAGGAAAAAAGATATTTAAACGTAATAGATTTTTCGGAATATTACAAAAACTTGCCGAATTCCGATATCGTTTTGTGTTCTACGGGTTCGGAAGATTATATATTAAAGTATGAAGATATCTTACCGGTTATAAAAATGCGCAAACAGAAACCTTTATTTTTAATCGATATTTCTATGCCGAGAAACATAGATCCGGAAATAAATAAAATACCCAACGTTTATTTATTCGACATAGACGATATAGGGAAAATGATAGAAAACAATATGGAAATAAGGAAGCATGAAGCCGATGCGGCTATAGATTTAATAAATGCCGCGGTAGGCGAGTTTATGAACTGGAAAGAGTCCCTAAATGCCGTTCCTGTTATAATTTCTTTAAGAAATAAAATTAAAAATCTGCTTGAATCCGAACTTTCAAGATATATAACCGACGAAAAAGAAAAAGATATAGTTGTTAATTCATTAACAAACAAACTGCTTCATGAACCGACAATGCTGATTAAAAAGTCGTGTTTAAATCCTGATGGAATAAATTCTATTAAAACCGTCAAGGCTCTTTTTAATCTTGATGCAGAAGATTATCAGGATATTTCCAAAGATGCCTCTAAAAAGCATGCTGCGGAATCGGATACGTCATATAACGAAACTAAAATAAAACTTGTAAAATAA
- a CDS encoding bifunctional precorrin-2 dehydrogenase/sirohydrochlorin ferrochelatase, which yields MKYYPVNLNIAGKKVLVVGGGSVASRKVERLHERGADITVIAPEVSEEIKKLADKNALKIIERIYEAGDEKGAFAVFCAVSAGDENSNMEKKLYERCVKRNILINVADKPDFCTFTLPALVSRGEFDIAIFTSGHSPRLARKIREDLEKVYGEEYDTYVKILGFIRKEIKLKKYPQNKNQELFEELINSDLFDIIKDKRFSEASLFISNFIKRA from the coding sequence ATGAAATATTATCCCGTCAACCTTAATATTGCTGGAAAAAAAGTCCTAGTCGTCGGCGGCGGTTCGGTTGCTTCCAGAAAAGTCGAAAGGCTTCATGAGCGCGGAGCCGATATAACGGTTATAGCCCCTGAAGTATCGGAAGAAATTAAAAAACTTGCCGATAAAAACGCTTTAAAAATTATAGAAAGAATATATGAAGCAGGCGATGAGAAAGGAGCGTTTGCCGTATTCTGTGCGGTATCGGCTGGAGATGAAAATTCCAATATGGAAAAAAAACTTTACGAAAGATGCGTTAAAAGAAATATTTTAATAAATGTCGCCGATAAGCCGGATTTTTGTACTTTCACGCTTCCTGCGCTTGTTTCCAGGGGCGAGTTCGACATAGCTATTTTTACTAGCGGACACAGTCCTAGGCTTGCCAGAAAAATCAGGGAAGATTTAGAAAAAGTTTACGGAGAAGAATACGATACTTACGTAAAAATCCTCGGTTTTATAAGGAAAGAGATTAAATTAAAAAAATATCCGCAGAATAAAAATCAGGAGCTTTTTGAAGAATTAATAAATTCTGATCTTTTCGATATTATAAAGGATAAACGATTTTCCGAAGCGAGTCTTTTTATAAGCAATTTTATCAAGAGGGCATAA
- a CDS encoding NAD(P)-dependent glycerol-3-phosphate dehydrogenase, producing MNKTVGIIGSGSFGTALAVNFSKFADEVYLKCRNKEFAEELKIKRYNEYYLKDVRLDENITVTDDYETVFKNCKIIFLTVPSKALKSTLLDIKKKEDKFDFGSYIFLNTAKGMGDESMNLPSEVFKSVFGDKMLERYAVLSGPSFAAEVSRYLPTAVCIASQNNEILNEIKNFFKKAVHFRVYTLNDVKGVELGGSLKNVIAIAAGVSDGFGLGNNARAALLTRGIVEMTRFGEVMGADSQTFTGLSGIGDLMLTAASDLSRNRTVGLRIGRGENIDYILKGMKMVAEGVATTKSVHNIAKEKNIYMPITEVVYSILYEGLKPSDAIIKLLERDIKDEFI from the coding sequence ATGAATAAAACCGTGGGAATTATCGGTTCGGGGAGTTTTGGAACGGCTTTAGCCGTTAATTTTTCAAAATTTGCGGACGAAGTTTATTTAAAATGCAGGAATAAAGAGTTTGCCGAAGAATTAAAAATAAAAAGATATAACGAATACTATCTAAAGGATGTCAGGCTGGACGAAAATATAACGGTAACAGACGATTATGAAACCGTTTTTAAAAATTGTAAAATTATATTTTTAACCGTTCCGTCCAAGGCGCTAAAGAGTACTCTTTTAGATATAAAAAAAAAGGAAGATAAATTTGATTTCGGCTCGTATATATTTTTAAACACCGCTAAAGGGATGGGAGACGAGTCCATGAATTTGCCGAGCGAGGTTTTTAAAAGCGTATTCGGAGATAAAATGTTAGAAAGATATGCAGTTTTAAGCGGTCCTAGTTTTGCGGCGGAAGTTTCAAGGTATCTGCCTACCGCAGTATGCATTGCATCGCAAAACAATGAAATTTTAAATGAAATAAAAAATTTTTTTAAAAAAGCGGTACACTTTAGAGTATATACTTTAAACGACGTTAAAGGGGTAGAGCTTGGAGGTTCGCTTAAAAACGTAATTGCTATTGCAGCTGGAGTTTCCGACGGTTTTGGACTCGGCAACAATGCCAGGGCGGCTCTTCTTACCCGCGGTATCGTCGAAATGACTAGATTCGGCGAGGTTATGGGGGCGGATAGTCAAACTTTTACCGGACTTTCAGGTATAGGCGATTTAATGCTTACCGCAGCATCCGACTTAAGCAGAAACAGAACGGTGGGGCTAAGGATAGGTAGAGGGGAAAATATAGATTATATTTTAAAAGGAATGAAGATGGTTGCGGAAGGAGTTGCGACGACAAAATCGGTGCATAATATAGCTAAAGAAAAAAACATTTATATGCCCATTACCGAAGTGGTTTACTCCATTCTTTACGAAGGGCTGAAGCCTTCCGATGCCATAATAAAACTTTTGGAAAGAGACATAAAAGACGAGTTTATCTGA
- a CDS encoding OsmC family peroxiredoxin, with protein sequence MGIKLEYLKNLQFKAVSEHNENYSILLDTSKDTGGDEAGIRPTDLIMVSLAGCSSMDIISILKKKKQIITDFKVNVTGERADTHPRVFTKITVIYEFTGENIEEQAVIRSIELSKDKYCSVWAMLKQCVDIEWSYKIKNC encoded by the coding sequence ATGGGGATAAAATTAGAATATTTAAAAAATTTACAATTTAAAGCAGTTTCCGAACATAACGAAAACTATTCTATATTATTGGATACGTCTAAAGATACCGGAGGCGACGAAGCAGGCATAAGACCTACCGATTTGATTATGGTAAGTCTCGCCGGATGCAGTTCTATGGATATAATATCCATTTTAAAGAAAAAAAAGCAAATTATTACCGATTTTAAAGTAAACGTGACGGGCGAAAGAGCGGATACCCATCCCAGAGTTTTTACAAAAATAACCGTAATTTATGAATTTACCGGAGAAAATATCGAAGAACAGGCCGTCATAAGGTCTATAGAACTTTCTAAAGATAAATATTGCAGCGTTTGGGCTATGCTGAAACAGTGCGTAGATATAGAATGGTCATATAAAATTAAAAATTGTTAG
- the amrA gene encoding AmmeMemoRadiSam system protein A yields the protein MKNYDLTENEKSVLLKIARRSIEDSFNRSRDLYINSKDLISSLTDNLKADAGVFVTLKTKGEQLRGCIGNFNFNIPVYQNVYNMAKEAAFSDPRFMPLNDVELKNVKIEISVLTPLQKIDDLEKIEIGKHGLYIIKNGRHGVLLPQVATENGMDRQQFLEAVSMKAGLPSDAYKQGAEILIFSAIVFGEN from the coding sequence ATGAAAAATTACGATTTAACGGAAAACGAAAAATCCGTTTTGTTAAAAATAGCCAGACGATCGATAGAGGACAGTTTTAACCGCAGTAGAGATTTATATATTAACTCTAAAGATTTAATTTCTTCGTTGACCGACAATCTTAAGGCAGACGCGGGCGTATTTGTCACCCTTAAAACAAAAGGCGAGCAATTAAGAGGATGCATAGGCAATTTTAATTTTAATATTCCCGTTTATCAAAATGTTTATAACATGGCAAAAGAAGCGGCTTTCAGCGATCCAAGATTTATGCCGCTAAACGATGTCGAACTTAAAAACGTCAAAATTGAAATATCCGTTTTGACTCCTCTTCAAAAAATAGACGACCTTGAAAAAATAGAAATAGGGAAACACGGTTTATATATTATAAAAAACGGTCGCCACGGAGTTCTGCTTCCCCAGGTCGCTACAGAAAACGGTATGGACAGGCAACAGTTTTTGGAGGCGGTTTCGATGAAAGCAGGCCTTCCCTCCGACGCATATAAGCAAGGCGCAGAAATTCTTATTTTTTCGGCTATAGTTTTCGGTGAAAATTGA